Proteins encoded together in one Thalassotalea crassostreae window:
- a CDS encoding ABC-F family ATPase, producing MITTANITMQFGAKPLFENISVKFGGGNRYGLIGANGCGKSTFMKILGGDLEPSAGNVSVDVNERVGKLRQDQFAYEEYSVVDTVIMGHTELWAVKEERDRIYSLPEMSEEEGMRVADLETEFAEMDGYTAESRAGELLMGLGIPVSQHFGPMSEIAPGWKLRVLLAQALFSDPDILLLDEPTNNLDIHTIQWLEDILNERNSTMIIISHDRHFLNSVCTHMADLDYGELRLFAGNYDEYMLAATQARARLMADNAKKKAQIGELQEFVRRFSANASKAKQATSRAKQIDKIQLDEVKASSRVNPFIRFEQEKKLFRNSLEIENLNKSFDDNHVLKNINLMAEVGEKIAIIGENGIGKTTFLRTLMGEYEADTGFAKWSENAKIAYYAQDHASDFEEDMNLFDWMSQWRREGDDEQVIRGYLGRLLFSSDDIKKSVKVLSGGEQGRMLFGKMMMQLPNILVLDEPTNHMDMESIESLNMALSKYEGTLVFVSHDREFVSSLATRVIELTEDGYVDFAGTYDEYLASQA from the coding sequence GAACCTTCTGCAGGTAATGTTTCTGTCGATGTAAATGAGCGTGTTGGTAAACTACGTCAAGATCAGTTCGCCTACGAAGAATATTCTGTTGTTGATACGGTAATTATGGGTCACACCGAACTTTGGGCAGTAAAAGAAGAGCGCGACCGCATATACTCTTTACCTGAAATGAGTGAAGAAGAAGGCATGCGCGTTGCCGATCTAGAAACTGAATTTGCCGAGATGGATGGTTACACCGCAGAAAGTCGTGCTGGTGAATTACTTATGGGTTTAGGTATACCTGTTAGCCAACACTTTGGTCCTATGAGCGAAATAGCGCCCGGTTGGAAATTGCGAGTATTACTTGCACAAGCCCTATTTTCTGATCCAGATATTTTATTATTGGATGAGCCTACCAACAACTTGGACATTCATACCATCCAATGGTTAGAAGACATTCTGAATGAACGTAATTCTACCATGATCATTATTTCCCATGACCGTCACTTTTTAAACAGTGTTTGTACGCATATGGCCGATTTGGATTACGGTGAATTACGTCTGTTTGCCGGTAACTATGATGAGTATATGCTTGCCGCTACTCAAGCAAGAGCGCGCTTAATGGCAGATAACGCGAAGAAAAAAGCACAAATTGGCGAGCTTCAAGAGTTTGTCCGTCGTTTCTCGGCTAACGCTTCAAAAGCAAAACAAGCAACATCTCGTGCTAAACAAATTGACAAGATCCAATTGGACGAAGTGAAAGCTTCAAGTCGTGTTAACCCGTTTATTCGTTTTGAACAAGAGAAGAAGTTATTCCGTAACTCTTTAGAAATCGAAAACTTAAACAAAAGCTTCGATGATAATCACGTACTTAAGAACATTAACTTAATGGCAGAAGTTGGTGAAAAAATTGCAATCATCGGTGAAAACGGTATTGGTAAAACTACGTTCTTACGCACTCTAATGGGAGAGTATGAAGCCGATACAGGTTTTGCAAAATGGTCTGAAAACGCCAAAATCGCTTATTACGCGCAAGACCACGCAAGTGACTTTGAAGAAGACATGAACTTATTCGATTGGATGAGTCAATGGCGCCGTGAAGGTGACGATGAGCAAGTGATCCGTGGTTACTTAGGCCGATTATTGTTTTCTTCAGATGACATTAAGAAATCCGTTAAAGTATTATCCGGTGGTGAACAAGGTCGTATGTTATTTGGTAAGATGATGATGCAATTACCAAACATATTGGTACTTGATGAGCCAACTAACCACATGGATATGGAATCAATTGAATCGCTAAATATGGCGTTAAGCAAATATGAAGGTACTTTGGTATTTGTTTCCCATGACCGTGAGTTTGTATCGTCTTTAGCAACCCGTGTTATTGAACTAACCGAAGATGGCTACGTTGATTTTGCCGGCACATACGATGAGTACTTAGCGAGTCAAGCTTAA
- a CDS encoding DUF4250 domain-containing protein, translating into MEVDNLLTMDSAIVLGIINERLRIECDSYQQLLSRYNIEEGSLNHKMALLGYRYDPITNQFKSSD; encoded by the coding sequence ATGGAAGTGGACAATCTTCTTACTATGGATAGTGCCATTGTGCTTGGCATTATTAACGAACGTTTACGCATTGAGTGTGACAGTTATCAACAATTGCTTTCTCGTTACAATATTGAAGAAGGCTCTTTAAACCACAAGATGGCATTACTTGGTTACCGCTACGATCCAATCACTAATCAATTTAAAAGTTCTGACTAA
- a CDS encoding DUF1801 domain-containing protein: protein MAENKTQITNVDVDDFIASVEHSQKQSDAKDLNVIFSEITGHRAKMWGAAIIGYGEYHYKYDSGREGDFLMTGFSPRKQNISLYIMMGFSKFDDLLSKLGKHKLGKSCLYINKLADIDEKILKEIIRLSFEQMKEKYN, encoded by the coding sequence GTGGCAGAAAATAAAACCCAAATAACGAATGTTGATGTAGATGATTTTATCGCGTCAGTTGAACACTCGCAGAAGCAATCCGATGCAAAAGATCTTAATGTTATCTTTTCTGAAATCACCGGCCATAGAGCAAAAATGTGGGGAGCAGCGATTATCGGCTATGGTGAATATCATTATAAATACGATAGTGGCCGTGAAGGCGATTTCTTAATGACGGGTTTTTCACCGAGAAAACAAAATATTTCACTTTATATCATGATGGGATTCTCTAAATTTGATGACCTATTATCAAAACTTGGTAAACACAAATTGGGCAAGTCTTGTCTATACATTAATAAACTTGCTGACATTGATGAAAAAATACTCAAAGAAATCATACGGTTAAGTTTTGAACAGATGAAAGAAAAATATAATTAA
- the hpf gene encoding ribosome hibernation-promoting factor, HPF/YfiA family: protein MKISISGHQVEVTEAIIEATNNRFEKIANHFPSLMSLEVIMKVDKNTQKIEAVTNYENQKIAVSANDDDLYVAIGKSVKKMEAALQHRKGVLKANLHNKYQVPQSELVAN, encoded by the coding sequence ATGAAGATTAGTATTTCTGGTCACCAAGTTGAAGTTACCGAAGCTATCATCGAAGCAACCAACAACCGTTTTGAAAAAATCGCCAACCACTTTCCGAGTTTAATGTCACTTGAAGTAATTATGAAAGTTGACAAAAATACCCAAAAAATTGAAGCTGTAACCAATTACGAAAATCAAAAAATTGCTGTTTCAGCAAATGATGACGACCTATATGTTGCCATTGGCAAATCTGTTAAGAAAATGGAAGCTGCACTGCAACATCGAAAAGGTGTCCTGAAAGCAAACCTGCATAACAAGTATCAAGTGCCACAATCTGAACTTGTTGCTAACTAA
- a CDS encoding DEAD/DEAH box helicase, whose amino-acid sequence MTFSAFNLDSRLLKAVEHMGFDEPTDIQLQAIPAGMSGHDLIASSKTGSGKTLAFLLPALQRLIRNRALSKKDPRVLILTPTRELAKQVFAQLKAVSASTQFKSALILGGENFNDQVKVLDKNPDFIVATPGRLADHLAKGLFYLNGLELLILDEADRMLDLGFAEQLKQINAAADHRKRQTLMFSATLEHGQVEEFAKDLLKKPKRVAIGAITSEHKDITQRFYLCDHLDHKQALLESFINAEDYQQMIIFTATRSDTDRLARELNDKQLNAVALSGDLTQSERNRVMESFSKGLNKILVTTDLASRGLDLVNVSHVINFDLPKHSEEYIHRVGRTGRAGSKGDAMSFVGPKDWQSYLNIKAFLQQDVEFSTVAGLEAKFKGLKPKTDNKAKSQANKAKSVKAKQKRSQPKVKKKVVFTDEAFADMPMKKKKTGKFVDSEE is encoded by the coding sequence TTGACATTTTCAGCATTTAATTTAGATAGTCGCTTATTAAAAGCGGTAGAACATATGGGCTTTGACGAGCCTACAGACATTCAATTGCAAGCGATACCTGCTGGCATGTCTGGACATGATTTAATTGCTTCGTCAAAAACTGGCTCGGGTAAAACGTTGGCGTTTTTATTGCCGGCATTGCAGCGCCTAATTCGCAATCGAGCATTATCTAAAAAAGATCCTCGCGTATTAATTTTAACGCCGACCCGTGAACTTGCTAAACAAGTCTTTGCGCAACTCAAAGCGGTATCAGCGAGTACGCAATTTAAATCGGCTTTAATACTTGGCGGTGAGAACTTTAACGATCAAGTTAAAGTATTAGATAAGAACCCTGACTTTATTGTAGCGACTCCTGGTCGTTTAGCTGATCACTTAGCTAAAGGTTTGTTTTATCTAAATGGTTTAGAATTGCTGATTTTAGACGAAGCCGATCGCATGTTAGATTTAGGCTTTGCTGAGCAATTAAAGCAAATTAATGCCGCCGCCGATCATCGCAAGCGTCAAACCTTAATGTTCTCAGCAACATTGGAGCACGGACAAGTAGAAGAATTTGCAAAAGATTTGTTGAAAAAACCAAAACGTGTCGCCATTGGCGCAATAACCTCTGAGCATAAAGACATCACTCAACGCTTTTACTTGTGCGACCATTTAGACCATAAACAAGCGTTATTAGAAAGTTTTATCAATGCAGAAGATTATCAGCAGATGATTATCTTTACCGCCACTAGAAGCGATACAGACCGTTTAGCGAGAGAATTAAACGATAAACAGCTTAATGCTGTTGCATTGAGTGGTGATCTAACTCAAAGTGAACGAAATCGAGTAATGGAGTCGTTTTCTAAGGGCCTTAACAAGATACTAGTTACCACAGATTTAGCCTCACGTGGATTAGATCTAGTCAATGTATCGCACGTCATCAACTTTGATTTGCCAAAACACTCAGAAGAATACATTCACCGAGTAGGGCGCACCGGTAGAGCAGGCTCTAAAGGTGATGCAATGTCATTTGTTGGACCTAAAGACTGGCAGAGTTATTTAAATATTAAAGCGTTTTTACAACAAGACGTTGAGTTTTCTACTGTTGCTGGCTTAGAAGCAAAATTTAAAGGGTTAAAACCTAAAACAGATAACAAAGCAAAATCACAAGCTAATAAAGCGAAATCGGTAAAAGCAAAACAAAAACGTTCACAGCCAAAAGTGAAAAAGAAAGTAGTCTTTACTGATGAAGCATTTGCCGACATGCCAATGAAGAAGAAAAAAACAGGTAAATTTGTTGATAGTGAAGAGTAA
- a CDS encoding metal-dependent hydrolase family protein, with amino-acid sequence MDKKSFKSKLTVALLASFVGMGTANAAGASGPAPVSKAPVAGNTLFTNVNVFNGTENKLYENLNVYVEGKLIKNISEAKPEVAEGTVVVDGGGRTLMPGMIDAHVHLAINSLFTDLEQNSDHYDIAFRSISILEHALEDGFTSVRDMGGPVFGMARAVKNGTIVGPRIYPSGAFISQTSGHGDFRDRSDVAFTPKNANDNSNFENLGFGAVVDGVPEALRATRTNLRNGATQIKIMAGGGGSSKYDPLDTTQFSVEETCAIVEATKDWNTYVGAHIFTDRAINRALDCGVRTFEHGFFASFETYQRVAKEGAYVVPQFWALSPALLENPNLPADKIPLVKGLLKTYSSVGTTMLDAGVKIAFQSDYLGTADDGGRARRYEIYASSQMLGQSDKYDGNFETLKTLTSIAGEILGMSGPRNPAPGKLGVIEVGATADILLIDGNPLEDISVLNGGYTEWYSQPNPTETPIETIDMVMKEGVVYRNDL; translated from the coding sequence ATGGACAAAAAATCATTTAAAAGTAAGTTAACAGTTGCCTTACTCGCCTCTTTTGTTGGTATGGGAACAGCTAACGCAGCAGGAGCCTCTGGCCCAGCTCCAGTATCAAAAGCACCAGTTGCAGGTAATACACTTTTCACAAATGTTAATGTATTTAATGGTACTGAAAACAAATTATATGAAAACCTTAATGTTTACGTTGAAGGTAAGTTAATTAAAAATATTAGTGAGGCCAAACCTGAAGTTGCTGAAGGTACTGTCGTTGTTGATGGTGGTGGAAGAACATTAATGCCAGGTATGATAGATGCTCATGTTCATTTAGCAATCAACAGCTTATTTACTGACTTAGAGCAAAATTCAGATCATTACGACATTGCGTTCCGCAGTATTTCTATATTAGAACATGCTCTTGAGGACGGATTTACTTCTGTACGTGACATGGGTGGCCCAGTATTTGGTATGGCTCGTGCTGTTAAAAATGGGACGATTGTTGGTCCTCGAATTTACCCTTCAGGTGCGTTTATTTCACAAACTTCTGGTCACGGTGATTTCCGCGACCGCTCTGATGTTGCCTTCACACCAAAAAATGCGAACGACAATTCAAACTTTGAAAACTTAGGTTTTGGCGCAGTCGTTGATGGGGTTCCTGAAGCATTACGAGCAACTCGGACGAACTTGCGTAACGGTGCGACGCAAATTAAAATTATGGCTGGTGGCGGCGGTTCATCAAAATACGATCCATTAGACACAACTCAGTTCTCAGTGGAAGAAACTTGTGCCATTGTTGAAGCGACTAAAGATTGGAACACATACGTAGGTGCACATATCTTTACCGATCGTGCCATTAACCGCGCTTTAGATTGTGGTGTTAGAACTTTTGAGCATGGTTTCTTTGCATCATTTGAAACATATCAGCGCGTAGCGAAAGAAGGGGCTTATGTGGTACCACAGTTTTGGGCTTTATCTCCAGCATTATTAGAGAACCCGAATTTGCCAGCAGACAAAATCCCATTAGTTAAAGGTCTTCTTAAAACATACTCTAGTGTAGGTACAACAATGCTAGACGCTGGTGTTAAAATTGCCTTCCAATCTGATTATCTAGGCACAGCCGATGATGGTGGACGTGCACGTCGTTACGAAATATACGCAAGCTCACAAATGCTAGGACAAAGTGATAAGTATGATGGTAACTTTGAAACATTAAAGACATTAACATCAATCGCCGGTGAAATTCTTGGTATGTCAGGTCCGCGTAATCCAGCGCCTGGCAAATTAGGCGTTATTGAAGTTGGCGCTACTGCAGATATTTTACTTATCGACGGAAACCCGCTTGAAGATATCAGCGTGCTAAACGGCGGCTATACAGAATGGTATTCACAACCTAATCCTACAGAAACACCTATCGAAACTATCGATATGGTAATGAAAGAAGGTGTTGTTTACCGTAACGACCTTTAA
- a CDS encoding metallophosphoesterase family protein: MNLSKFLSILLMTAAISACTTATKTETEQNDGFSAPADSNDLVRFAIIGDLTGGERPGVFNVGAEGIYAMKPDFIMSIGDLIEGGTEDIAQMDKEWLTFTNNLNNRDIDFYPTVGNHDISNTIMRKWYEEMVGPRYYHFVYKDALFLVLDSEDFTDNFFSELKVKRNEAVEVYKKNPQDFGNTEYAKMSQRYYGEMSNEQTEYFTKAINDNKDVRWTFLFMHKPIWQNEQEANFKKLEQALSGSNYTVFNGHVHSYKHTERLGMDYIQIGTTGGEMNAKDGKNMDHVTWVALKGDTPSYLNIKLDGMIDKKGNIPADGDKLCLNAEGCN, from the coding sequence ATGAATTTAAGCAAATTCCTCTCTATATTATTAATGACTGCAGCTATATCAGCTTGTACTACAGCAACTAAAACAGAGACTGAACAAAACGATGGTTTTTCTGCACCAGCAGACTCTAACGATTTAGTTCGTTTTGCCATAATAGGCGATTTAACCGGAGGTGAACGCCCAGGTGTATTTAATGTTGGTGCCGAAGGCATTTACGCTATGAAGCCTGATTTCATCATGAGTATCGGCGATTTAATTGAAGGTGGCACTGAAGATATCGCGCAAATGGATAAAGAATGGTTAACGTTTACTAATAATTTGAATAACCGCGACATCGATTTCTACCCTACTGTTGGTAATCACGATATTTCAAATACTATTATGCGCAAATGGTACGAAGAAATGGTTGGCCCACGTTATTACCACTTTGTTTATAAAGATGCCCTATTCTTAGTATTAGACAGTGAAGACTTTACCGATAATTTTTTTAGCGAGTTAAAAGTAAAGCGTAATGAAGCGGTCGAAGTTTATAAGAAAAACCCGCAGGATTTTGGCAATACCGAATACGCAAAAATGAGCCAACGTTATTATGGTGAGATGAGTAATGAACAGACCGAATACTTTACCAAGGCAATAAATGACAACAAAGATGTACGTTGGACGTTTTTGTTTATGCACAAACCAATTTGGCAAAACGAGCAAGAGGCAAATTTTAAAAAGCTTGAGCAAGCACTTAGCGGTAGCAACTACACGGTATTTAACGGCCACGTGCATTCATACAAACACACAGAGCGTTTAGGTATGGATTACATTCAAATTGGTACAACGGGCGGTGAAATGAACGCAAAAGATGGCAAGAACATGGATCATGTCACTTGGGTCGCTTTAAAAGGTGATACGCCAAGTTATTTAAACATCAAACTCGACGGCATGATTGATAAGAAAGGTAATATTCCTGCAGATGGTGACAAACTTTGCTTAAATGCTGAAGGGTGCAATTAA
- the gltX gene encoding glutamate--tRNA ligase, which translates to MTLTTRFAPSPTGYLHVGGARTALYSWLYAKKNGGDFVLRIEDTDLERSTQESVDAIMDGMNWLNLDWNIGPFYQTHRFDRYKEVIAQLIETGHAYRCYCTAEEVEAMREEATAKGENPRYNGMWRDRTDYPEDRPYVIRFKNPLDGSVIINDIVKGDIEIGNSELDDLILARSDGSPTYNLSVVVDDWDMNITHVIRGDDHVNNTPRQINILKALGAPIPQYAHIPMILGDDGKRLSKRHGAVGVMQYRDDGYLPEALLNYLVRLGWSHGDQEIFSRDEMIELFDLTGCNRAPSAFNTDKLIWVNQHYMKSLDPEYVAEHLAWHMDDQGINTENGPALSEIVKVQADRVKTLKEMAQISRYFYEEYSEFDAKAAKKHLRGVARAPLELVQSKLAALTEWNAENIHDAINSTAEELEVGMGKVGMPLRVAATGAGNSPSLDATLALLEQDQIIVRIDKALAYITEREANA; encoded by the coding sequence ATGACTTTAACAACCCGTTTTGCACCAAGTCCAACCGGCTATCTTCACGTTGGTGGCGCGCGTACTGCTTTATACAGCTGGTTATATGCCAAGAAAAATGGCGGCGACTTTGTGCTGCGCATTGAAGACACTGATTTAGAGCGTTCGACGCAAGAATCTGTTGATGCAATTATGGACGGTATGAATTGGTTAAACTTAGATTGGAATATCGGTCCGTTTTACCAAACACATCGCTTTGATCGTTATAAAGAAGTCATTGCTCAATTAATTGAAACAGGTCACGCATACCGCTGTTATTGTACTGCCGAAGAAGTAGAAGCAATGCGTGAAGAAGCAACAGCCAAAGGTGAGAATCCTCGCTATAACGGCATGTGGCGCGATCGTACTGATTACCCTGAAGATAGGCCTTATGTTATTCGTTTTAAAAATCCACTTGACGGTTCCGTTATCATAAACGACATCGTTAAAGGCGATATTGAAATTGGTAATTCAGAACTTGATGATTTAATTCTAGCGCGCTCAGATGGTTCACCAACATACAATTTATCAGTAGTTGTTGATGATTGGGATATGAACATTACTCACGTAATTCGTGGTGATGACCATGTAAATAACACGCCACGTCAAATTAATATCTTAAAAGCATTAGGTGCGCCAATTCCACAATACGCGCACATTCCAATGATTCTTGGTGATGATGGTAAGCGTTTATCTAAACGTCATGGCGCTGTGGGGGTTATGCAATACCGTGATGACGGTTACTTACCAGAAGCACTATTAAACTACTTAGTACGCTTAGGTTGGTCACATGGTGATCAGGAAATATTCTCTCGCGATGAGATGATCGAGTTATTTGACTTAACTGGTTGTAACCGCGCGCCAAGTGCATTTAATACAGACAAACTAATTTGGGTAAACCAACATTACATGAAGTCGTTAGACCCTGAGTACGTAGCAGAGCACCTTGCATGGCACATGGATGACCAAGGTATCAATACTGAAAATGGCCCAGCATTAAGTGAAATTGTTAAAGTTCAAGCTGACCGAGTGAAAACATTAAAAGAAATGGCGCAGATATCTCGTTATTTCTATGAAGAGTATTCAGAATTCGATGCCAAAGCTGCGAAAAAGCATTTACGTGGTGTAGCTCGTGCTCCTCTTGAATTAGTGCAAAGCAAACTTGCAGCGCTTACCGAGTGGAATGCTGAAAATATCCATGATGCAATTAATTCAACGGCAGAAGAGTTAGAAGTAGGCATGGGCAAAGTAGGGATGCCACTTCGCGTTGCCGCAACGGGCGCTGGTAATTCGCCTTCGCTTGATGCGACACTTGCATTGTTAGAGCAAGATCAAATTATTGTTCGTATTGATAAAGCATTAGCTTACATTACTGAGCGTGAAGCAAACGCTTAA
- a CDS encoding TSUP family transporter gives MDLSSIAIDLVALLFFVAVLAGFIDTVAGGGGLMTIPALILTGMPPIAALATNKLQGSMGTATATFLMFRRRRVSFIEMKPFMFTAFAGSVIGTIAVQFINTDVLQFIIPLILVVIAVYFLVSPFIKVKANKLLLSDSKYKNIVVPVVGIYDGMFGPATGSFFSMSGVACKGYDLIEATARAKPLNFSTNIASLIVFIISGHVVWVYGFVMMIGQAIGAWVGAHMLFKVNPVYLRALVVLMCLAMLIKYTN, from the coding sequence ATGGATTTGAGCTCAATAGCTATTGATTTAGTAGCTTTATTATTTTTTGTTGCCGTTTTAGCTGGGTTTATTGATACAGTAGCCGGTGGCGGCGGATTAATGACTATTCCTGCATTAATATTAACTGGTATGCCACCAATAGCTGCACTTGCAACAAATAAATTGCAGGGCAGTATGGGGACAGCTACAGCGACATTTTTAATGTTTCGTCGTAGGAGGGTTAGCTTTATTGAAATGAAGCCTTTTATGTTTACAGCATTTGCAGGCTCTGTGATTGGCACTATTGCCGTGCAATTTATCAATACTGATGTTTTGCAATTTATTATTCCATTGATTTTAGTTGTTATTGCGGTGTACTTTTTAGTATCGCCATTTATAAAAGTGAAGGCGAATAAGCTGTTGTTGTCCGATAGTAAATATAAAAATATTGTGGTGCCAGTGGTTGGTATCTATGACGGAATGTTTGGTCCTGCAACGGGGTCATTTTTTTCAATGTCGGGTGTCGCTTGTAAAGGATACGATTTAATTGAAGCAACTGCGAGGGCCAAACCTCTTAACTTTTCTACTAATATTGCTTCGCTTATAGTGTTTATTATTTCTGGCCACGTAGTCTGGGTTTATGGCTTTGTTATGATGATTGGACAGGCCATCGGTGCCTGGGTTGGTGCTCATATGTTATTTAAAGTAAATCCAGTATACCTTCGCGCTTTGGTCGTATTGATGTGTCTCGCTATGTTAATTAAATATACTAACTAG
- a CDS encoding 2Fe-2S iron-sulfur cluster-binding protein: MGHVTLIETCGTTHEIDIPNGQSILEGALANDIFSMPGACGGDAVCATCHCVVEEDWINKVQPVGDDEYFILQSLDDTKENSRLACQIRMKADLDGLIILVQDN, from the coding sequence ATGGGCCATGTAACTTTAATTGAAACTTGTGGTACAACTCACGAGATTGATATTCCAAATGGACAATCTATTTTAGAAGGTGCGTTAGCCAACGATATTTTTAGTATGCCAGGAGCTTGTGGTGGTGACGCTGTTTGCGCAACATGTCATTGCGTAGTAGAAGAAGATTGGATTAACAAAGTACAACCTGTCGGTGACGATGAATATTTTATTTTGCAATCGCTCGATGATACTAAAGAAAATTCTCGCCTAGCCTGTCAAATTAGAATGAAAGCAGATTTAGATGGTTTAATAATTTTAGTTCAAGATAATTAA
- a CDS encoding DUF3718 domain-containing protein, with protein sequence MKTLTTITTTLLIAGASLTTTANAAPMNSHMEQVLIETCKAAASDSTLRLKKTIKANRLDTDTVALGVVCNGEDIIAFAQNNGAYNTAQHMSNSIGGTSISDIAAAPKYSVSFEMTAE encoded by the coding sequence ATGAAAACTTTAACTACAATCACTACTACTTTATTAATCGCTGGCGCAAGTTTAACAACTACAGCAAATGCAGCTCCTATGAACTCACACATGGAACAAGTTCTTATTGAAACTTGTAAAGCAGCAGCAAGCGACAGTACGCTACGTTTGAAAAAAACGATTAAAGCAAACCGTCTTGATACAGATACCGTTGCCTTAGGTGTTGTTTGTAATGGTGAAGATATTATTGCTTTTGCGCAAAACAATGGTGCATACAATACTGCACAGCATATGAGCAATAGCATTGGCGGTACAAGTATTTCTGATATCGCAGCAGCACCTAAATATTCAGTATCTTTCGAAATGACAGCTGAATAA
- a CDS encoding PepSY-associated TM helix domain-containing protein, whose protein sequence is MSFSKTNRTIHKWASIVIALPLLLTIITGALLLLKKEITYIQPQSMKGIAQTPTISFDEILKQASSIEQANISTWQDVNRLDVRPSKGIIKVRSENQWEIQLDAKTAEILQVAYRRSDFIETLHDGTFFQDKANLWLMLPAAIILLFLWLTGLYLFIYPYFRKRK, encoded by the coding sequence ATGAGCTTTTCTAAAACTAATCGAACGATACACAAATGGGCAAGTATTGTTATTGCCCTGCCATTGCTATTAACCATAATTACTGGCGCGCTATTATTATTAAAAAAAGAAATTACATACATTCAGCCACAAAGTATGAAAGGCATAGCGCAAACCCCGACTATTAGCTTTGATGAAATTCTCAAACAAGCATCAAGCATTGAACAAGCGAATATTTCTACTTGGCAAGACGTTAACCGACTTGATGTACGTCCAAGTAAAGGGATCATCAAGGTACGAAGTGAAAATCAATGGGAAATTCAATTGGATGCAAAAACAGCAGAGATATTGCAAGTCGCTTATCGACGTTCCGATTTTATTGAAACTTTGCACGACGGAACATTTTTTCAAGATAAAGCCAATCTTTGGTTAATGCTCCCTGCTGCTATTATTTTACTATTTCTCTGGTTAACTGGCCTTTATTTGTTTATCTATCCTTACTTTAGAAAACGTAAATAA
- a CDS encoding RNA-binding S4 domain-containing protein produces the protein MEIEVLAIEINEEPIELYKLLKIANLVGGGGEAKVVISEGYVFLNGEVETQKRKKVYVEDIVQFNGEAIMPVLSYDDIEGDAIEQQTSDDKSDFDAAEEIADETELAPQFETASHFTAQKHQSNTQKKSNSSAKSKKNNKKNDKKNKPKKTKADSDKEKPRSGRRSISF, from the coding sequence ATGGAAATTGAAGTATTAGCCATTGAAATCAACGAAGAGCCTATCGAGCTGTATAAGCTATTGAAAATAGCCAACCTTGTCGGCGGTGGCGGTGAAGCCAAAGTTGTTATCAGTGAAGGCTATGTGTTTTTAAATGGCGAAGTTGAAACCCAGAAACGTAAAAAGGTTTATGTTGAGGATATTGTTCAATTTAACGGTGAAGCAATTATGCCGGTATTAAGCTATGACGATATCGAAGGTGATGCAATTGAACAGCAAACAAGTGATGACAAGTCTGACTTTGACGCTGCAGAAGAAATAGCTGATGAAACAGAATTAGCGCCTCAATTTGAAACTGCATCTCATTTCACAGCGCAAAAACATCAATCTAATACTCAAAAAAAGTCGAACTCATCTGCCAAGTCAAAAAAGAACAACAAAAAGAACGACAAGAAGAATAAACCGAAGAAAACTAAAGCGGATTCAGACAAAGAAAAACCTCGCTCTGGTCGCCGCTCTATTTCGTTTTAA